A genomic window from Streptomyces sp. NBC_00234 includes:
- a CDS encoding pyridoxal-phosphate-dependent aminotransferase family protein: MTHPFLDLAPLTAAHFAAVERRVAGLLATQADVVIMQGEALLPLEGCIRGGARPGSTALNVVTGPYGQTFGNWLRDCGAAVVDLTVPFHTAVTADQVAQALAEHPEIDFVSLVHAEAATGNTNPVAEIGEVVRAHGALFMLDAVASVGAEPLLPDAWGVDLCVIGAQKAMGGPAGVSAVSVSERAWERIAANPQAPRRSYLSLLDWKERWIDGGRTTLLHAPAQLEMLALEACVERIENEGLDALISRHARAAAATRAGATALGGGLEPYVADAREAAPVATTLRAPAGVDAASLVARALAADPSLPLIAGGGALSKEMIRVNHYGVDATRGAVLSSLAALGSALAGTGRQVDFEAARKAVSETWPNE, translated from the coding sequence GTGACGCACCCCTTCCTCGACCTCGCCCCGCTCACCGCCGCGCACTTCGCGGCCGTCGAGCGGCGGGTGGCCGGTCTCCTCGCCACGCAGGCGGACGTCGTCATCATGCAGGGCGAGGCGCTGCTGCCCCTCGAAGGCTGCATCCGGGGCGGCGCGCGGCCCGGCTCGACCGCGCTGAACGTCGTCACGGGGCCCTACGGGCAGACCTTCGGGAACTGGCTGCGGGACTGCGGTGCCGCGGTCGTCGACCTGACGGTGCCCTTCCACACGGCGGTCACAGCCGACCAGGTCGCGCAGGCGCTGGCCGAGCACCCGGAGATCGACTTCGTCTCCCTGGTCCACGCCGAGGCGGCGACCGGCAACACCAACCCGGTCGCCGAGATCGGTGAGGTGGTCCGGGCGCACGGCGCGCTGTTCATGCTGGACGCCGTCGCCTCGGTGGGCGCCGAGCCGCTGCTGCCCGACGCCTGGGGCGTCGACCTGTGCGTGATCGGCGCGCAGAAGGCGATGGGCGGGCCCGCCGGGGTGTCGGCGGTGTCGGTGAGCGAGCGCGCCTGGGAGCGCATCGCCGCCAACCCGCAGGCTCCGCGCCGCTCCTACCTCTCCCTCCTGGACTGGAAGGAGCGCTGGATCGACGGTGGCCGCACCACGCTGCTGCACGCGCCCGCGCAGCTGGAGATGCTGGCGCTCGAAGCGTGCGTGGAGCGGATCGAGAACGAGGGCCTCGACGCGCTGATCAGCCGGCACGCCCGGGCCGCCGCGGCGACCCGGGCGGGCGCCACGGCGCTCGGCGGGGGCCTGGAGCCGTATGTCGCGGACGCCCGTGAGGCGGCGCCGGTCGCCACGACGCTGCGCGCCCCGGCGGGAGTCGACGCCGCCTCGCTGGTCGCACGGGCGCTCGCGGCCGACCCCTCGCTGCCGCTGATCGCGGGTGGCGGGGCGCTGTCCAAGGAGATGATCCGGGTCAATCACTACGGTGTGGACGCGACGCGGGGTGCGGTGCTGTCCTCGCTCGCGGCTCTGGGGTCGGCGCTCGCCGGCACGGGCCGGCAGGTCGATTTCGAGGCTGCCCGCAAGGCCGTGTCGGAAACCTGGCCGAACGAATAA
- a CDS encoding amidohydrolase family protein, translating into MSDHEEPQVLRVKGRVLVGPDEVRDELWAVGGRITYERPPGADDAVTVTGWALPGLVDAHCHVGLDHHGPVDEATSEKQALTDREAGTLLIRDAGSPSDTRWIDDREDLPKIIRAGRHIARTRRYIRNYAHEIEPGDLVAYVAREARRGDGWVKLVGDWIDRDAGDLTACWPRAEVEAAIAEAHRLGARVTAHCFAEAALRDLVEAGIDCIEHATGLTEDTIPLFAERGVAIVPTLVNIATFPELAAGGEAKFPRWSAHMRRLHERRYETVRSAYDAGIPVFVGTDAGGSLAHGLVAAEVAELVRAGIPPVEALSATAWGARQWLGRPVLEEGAPADLVVYDEDPRADVRVLAAPRRIVLNGRPIG; encoded by the coding sequence ATGAGCGATCACGAAGAGCCGCAGGTGCTGCGGGTGAAGGGGCGGGTGCTCGTCGGTCCGGACGAGGTCCGGGACGAACTGTGGGCCGTCGGCGGGCGGATCACCTACGAGCGGCCACCGGGCGCCGACGACGCGGTGACCGTCACCGGCTGGGCGCTGCCGGGCCTGGTGGACGCGCACTGCCATGTCGGCCTGGACCACCACGGCCCCGTCGACGAGGCGACCAGCGAGAAGCAGGCCCTCACCGACCGGGAGGCCGGCACGCTGCTCATCCGGGACGCCGGATCACCGTCCGACACCCGGTGGATCGACGACCGCGAGGACCTGCCGAAGATCATCAGGGCCGGCCGCCACATCGCCAGGACCCGCCGGTACATCCGCAACTACGCCCATGAGATCGAGCCCGGCGACCTGGTCGCCTACGTGGCCCGCGAGGCCCGGCGCGGCGACGGCTGGGTGAAGCTGGTCGGTGACTGGATCGACCGGGACGCCGGGGACCTGACGGCGTGCTGGCCGCGCGCCGAGGTCGAGGCGGCTATCGCCGAGGCGCACCGGCTGGGCGCCCGGGTCACCGCCCACTGTTTCGCCGAGGCGGCGCTGCGCGACCTCGTGGAGGCCGGGATCGACTGCATCGAGCACGCGACCGGGCTGACCGAGGACACCATCCCGCTCTTCGCCGAGCGCGGCGTGGCGATCGTCCCGACCCTGGTCAACATCGCCACGTTCCCGGAACTGGCGGCGGGCGGCGAGGCGAAGTTCCCCCGGTGGTCGGCCCATATGCGCCGGCTCCACGAGCGCCGCTACGAGACCGTGCGCTCCGCGTACGACGCGGGCATCCCGGTCTTCGTCGGCACCGACGCGGGCGGCTCGCTGGCCCACGGTCTGGTGGCGGCCGAGGTCGCCGAACTGGTCAGGGCCGGCATCCCGCCCGTCGAGGCCCTGTCGGCGACGGCCTGGGGCGCCCGGCAGTGGCTCGGCCGCCCGGTCCTGGAGGAGGGCGCCCCGGCCGACCTGGTGGTGTACGACGAGGACCCGCGCGCCGACGTACGGGTGCTGGCGGCGCCCCGCAGGATCGTGCTGAACGGGCGGCCGATCGGCTGA